Proteins from a genomic interval of Polaribacter sp. Q13:
- the udk gene encoding uridine kinase, with amino-acid sequence MLIIGIAGGTGSGKTTVVNQIIKQLPTDEVCVISQDSYYNETFNLSYEERTKINFDHPRAIDFDLIVTHLKKLKSGKTIEQPVYSFVTHNRTTDTVKTHPRKVVIVEGILILNNKALRDLFDIKIFVHADTDERLIRRIRRDITERGRDIDEVLNRYQDTLKPMHLQFIEPTKNFADIIIPNNKHNLVAIDVVRTVINDRL; translated from the coding sequence ATGCTCATTATTGGAATTGCCGGAGGTACAGGAAGTGGAAAAACTACGGTTGTAAATCAAATAATTAAACAACTACCTACAGATGAAGTTTGTGTAATATCACAAGATTCGTACTACAACGAAACGTTTAACTTATCTTATGAAGAAAGAACCAAAATTAATTTTGATCATCCAAGAGCTATCGATTTTGATTTAATTGTTACACATTTAAAAAAATTAAAATCGGGAAAAACAATTGAACAACCTGTATATTCTTTTGTTACGCATAACAGAACAACAGATACCGTAAAAACGCACCCTAGAAAAGTAGTGATTGTAGAAGGTATTTTAATCTTAAATAACAAAGCTCTTAGAGATTTATTTGATATTAAAATATTTGTACACGCCGATACGGATGAACGTTTAATAAGAAGAATTAGAAGAGATATTACTGAAAGAGGAAGAGATATTGATGAAGTTTTAAACAGATATCAAGATACTTTAAAACCAATGCACCTACAATTTATAGAACCTACCAAAAATTTTGCAGATATAATTATCCCAAATAATAAGCATAATTTAGTGGCCATTGATGTTGTAAGAACAGTAATTAACGATCGTTTATAA
- a CDS encoding septum formation initiator family protein — MTFNKFKNIRAVKILTNVFVLILIPFLIWMFFFDENSYLVHRKFDNEITDLESTISFYEKKIKEDKATIKKLQDSIQLERFAREKYLMKKENEDIYLIEFDTLKK, encoded by the coding sequence ATGACTTTTAATAAGTTTAAAAACATAAGAGCCGTAAAAATTTTAACAAACGTTTTTGTTTTAATCTTAATTCCATTTTTAATTTGGATGTTCTTTTTTGATGAAAACTCTTACCTGGTACACAGAAAGTTTGATAATGAAATTACAGATTTAGAAAGTACAATTTCATTTTATGAAAAGAAAATAAAGGAAGACAAAGCTACCATAAAAAAGCTTCAAGATTCAATTCAGTTAGAACGATTTGCTCGAGAAAAATATTTAATGAAAAAAGAAAATGAAGATATTTATTTAATAGAATTTGATACCCTGAAAAAATAA
- a CDS encoding methylmalonyl-CoA mutase subunit beta, translated as MNTPLFDNFLKTTPAAWKNKIQVDLRGADYNDTLLWRTQEGIVVKPFYTAEDRTNLKIENPKTEFNICETIFIDDEKIANSLAINALKRGANSIQFIAKKTFDYRKLLGNINVKSVFIYFKFSFLDDSFQLEISKFINSDKTYFQTDIIGNLAETGNWFFNLKEDFIKLERIQRNTTNSIAVSADLYQNCGATITQQLAYTLAHANEYLNKYGSNVAKKITFSFSVGSNYFFEIAKLKAFRILWSLVIKEYEAEDLEAHLFVQPSLRNKTIYDYNVNLLRTTSECMSAILGGANTISNVSYDAIFHKSNEFGNRISRNQLLIFQQESSLQKGKNVAEGSYYIESITEQLAENALTLFKQIEKSGGFLKQLKSGIIQKKIKESAKKEENGFLEKEVILLGTNSLQNKEEKMQQALELYPFVKQRNIKTIVSPLTRNRLSESLEKERLNAEKGS; from the coding sequence ATGAATACTCCTTTGTTTGATAATTTTTTAAAAACTACACCTGCTGCTTGGAAAAATAAAATCCAGGTAGATTTAAGAGGTGCAGATTATAATGACACATTACTTTGGAGAACTCAAGAAGGAATTGTTGTAAAACCTTTTTACACAGCAGAAGACAGAACAAATCTAAAAATAGAAAACCCAAAAACAGAATTTAACATTTGTGAAACTATTTTTATTGATGATGAAAAAATAGCAAACTCATTAGCCATAAATGCTTTAAAAAGAGGAGCGAATTCAATTCAATTTATAGCAAAAAAAACATTTGATTACAGAAAACTACTTGGTAACATAAATGTGAAATCAGTTTTCATTTACTTTAAATTTTCATTTTTAGACGATTCTTTCCAACTTGAAATATCAAAATTTATAAATTCAGACAAAACTTATTTTCAAACGGATATTATTGGAAACTTAGCAGAAACCGGTAATTGGTTCTTTAATTTAAAAGAAGATTTTATAAAATTAGAGCGAATTCAAAGAAATACTACAAATTCTATTGCTGTTTCGGCAGATTTATATCAAAATTGTGGCGCTACCATTACACAGCAACTTGCATATACTTTAGCACATGCAAATGAATACTTAAATAAATACGGAAGTAATGTAGCTAAAAAAATAACTTTTTCTTTTTCTGTAGGAAGTAATTATTTTTTTGAAATTGCAAAATTAAAAGCTTTTAGAATTTTATGGTCTTTAGTTATAAAAGAATATGAGGCAGAGGATTTAGAAGCCCATCTTTTTGTACAACCCAGTTTAAGAAACAAAACAATTTATGATTATAACGTAAACTTATTAAGAACAACATCAGAATGTATGAGTGCTATTTTAGGTGGCGCTAATACTATTTCTAATGTTTCTTATGATGCTATTTTTCATAAATCTAATGAATTTGGGAATCGTATTTCTAGAAATCAATTATTAATATTTCAGCAAGAAAGCTCCCTTCAAAAAGGTAAAAACGTTGCAGAAGGTTCTTATTATATAGAATCTATAACAGAACAATTAGCAGAAAATGCTTTAACGCTTTTTAAGCAAATAGAAAAAAGTGGCGGCTTTTTAAAACAACTAAAAAGTGGCATCATTCAGAAAAAAATTAAAGAAAGTGCTAAAAAAGAAGAAAATGGTTTCTTAGAAAAAGAAGTGATACTTTTAGGTACAAATTCTCTACAAAACAAAGAGGAAAAAATGCAACAAGCGTTGGAATTATACCCCTTTGTTAAGCAAAGAAATATAAAAACAATAGTTTCCCCATTAACCAGAAACCGACTTTCAGAATCGTTAGAAAAAGAACGATTAAACGCTGAAAAAGGTTCATAA
- the scpA gene encoding methylmalonyl-CoA mutase: MNRKELQHIKLTKNHKKPRPSFNQEGFVAGIAPNLRGTYATMYVKRPWTIRQNASFSTSEETNAFYRKLLEAGQKELSVAFDLATHKGYDSDHELVQGDVGKAGVAIDSVEDMKILFNKIPLDKVSVSMPINGAVLPIFAFYIVAAEEQGISIENLHGTIQNDILTDFMARNTYIYPISPSMKIIADIFKYTSNKIQKFNAISISGFDLQKAGATAEMELAYTLANGLEYIRNGIEAGMEIDSFAPRVSFFWAIGMNHFTEIAKLRAARMLWAKIVKEFNPKNPKSLALRTHCQTSDWSLTAQDPFNNITRTTIEAMAAAFGGTQSLHTNALDAAVTLPTDFSARIARNTQIYLQKETHITKTIDPWAGSYHLEKLTEDIANKAWELISEIEELGGMTKAIENETPKIRIEEAAAIKQAKIDTEKEVIIGVNRYQLKKEDPLQILEVDYETVRNSQIKRLHQLKASRNNTEVKKSLKALTEAARTGKENLLELAVKAAKNRATLGEISNALEAVFGRYKAVH; this comes from the coding sequence ATGAATAGAAAAGAATTACAACATATAAAACTTACAAAAAATCACAAAAAACCAAGACCTTCTTTTAACCAAGAAGGTTTTGTTGCTGGTATTGCACCGAATTTACGAGGTACCTATGCCACCATGTATGTTAAAAGACCCTGGACCATAAGACAAAATGCAAGTTTTTCTACTTCCGAAGAAACCAATGCTTTTTATAGAAAACTTTTAGAAGCAGGACAAAAAGAATTATCTGTTGCTTTTGATTTAGCAACGCATAAAGGGTACGATTCTGATCATGAACTTGTACAAGGTGATGTTGGTAAAGCGGGTGTAGCCATAGATTCTGTAGAAGATATGAAGATTTTATTTAACAAAATTCCGTTAGATAAAGTATCTGTTTCTATGCCAATTAATGGTGCTGTCTTACCCATTTTTGCATTTTATATTGTTGCGGCAGAAGAGCAAGGTATTTCTATAGAAAACTTACATGGTACAATACAGAATGATATTCTCACTGATTTTATGGCAAGAAACACGTACATCTACCCTATTTCTCCATCCATGAAGATTATTGCAGATATTTTTAAATATACTAGCAATAAAATACAAAAATTTAATGCTATTTCTATTTCTGGATTTGACTTGCAAAAAGCGGGTGCAACTGCAGAAATGGAATTAGCATATACACTTGCAAATGGATTAGAATATATAAGAAATGGAATTGAAGCTGGTATGGAAATAGATTCTTTTGCTCCAAGAGTGTCTTTCTTTTGGGCTATTGGAATGAATCATTTTACAGAAATCGCAAAGTTAAGAGCTGCAAGAATGTTGTGGGCTAAAATTGTAAAAGAATTTAACCCCAAAAACCCAAAATCTTTAGCTTTAAGAACACATTGCCAAACAAGTGATTGGTCTTTAACAGCACAGGACCCTTTCAATAATATAACAAGAACAACTATAGAAGCCATGGCAGCTGCTTTTGGCGGAACACAAAGTTTACACACCAATGCTTTAGATGCAGCCGTTACTTTACCAACAGATTTTTCTGCTAGAATTGCAAGAAATACGCAAATCTATTTACAAAAAGAAACTCATATTACCAAAACTATAGACCCTTGGGCAGGAAGTTATCACCTAGAAAAACTAACAGAAGATATTGCTAACAAAGCTTGGGAGCTAATTAGTGAGATAGAAGAACTTGGAGGCATGACAAAAGCCATTGAAAATGAAACCCCTAAAATACGCATTGAAGAAGCTGCAGCTATTAAACAAGCTAAAATAGATACCGAAAAAGAGGTAATTATAGGAGTTAATAGATATCAATTAAAAAAAGAAGATCCTTTACAAATCTTAGAGGTTGATTATGAAACTGTACGTAATTCTCAAATTAAAAGACTACATCAATTAAAAGCTTCTAGAAACAATACTGAAGTTAAAAAGTCTCTTAAAGCTTTAACAGAAGCTGCAAGAACAGGAAAAGAAAACTTATTAGAATTAGCAGTAAAAGCAGCCAAAAACAGAGCTACATTAGGTGAAATTTCTAATGCATTAGAAGCTGTTTTTGGAAGATATAAAGCTGTTCATTAA
- the ccsA gene encoding cytochrome c biogenesis protein CcsA translates to MKKILNILYSTRLMAFLFILFAVAMGVATFIENDFGTQTSKALVYNTWWFEAIMVFFVINFFGNIFRYRLYKKEKWAVLMFHLAFLFIIIGAGVTRYIGYEGTMMIKEGETVNKYLSETTYLNIIVDNGKVQKPEINKPILLSAWGKNSWSYSDNFKNEDKTQHFSFELVDYIPKAEKKLIEDENGVEHLFFVESSDGTRHEHWIEKGTIQNIHGVLVGFDAPNNNASINFTNKGGNLKMVSKDEGDWFRMADQKRGKITKDSIQNFQYLTLNNIAGLQFVIPKPAEKGIMKTISGKKDSKNLDIIVLDIKTDNKTERIELTGGKYNAQGSKEVTVGNLNFRVLYGSKILETPFSVKLNDFQLEKYPGSESAASYASEVTVIDAKETFDYRIFMNHILDYKGYKFFQSSYDLSGPREETHLSVNHDFLGTFITYLGYSLLYTGLISMLFDKNTHFNDLKKGLKKIKKKKMTMSMVTALFISTISFGQHTEHQENNITNQQIDSILKANAVDIKHAESFNKLVIQDAGGRMKPADTFASELVRKVSKTETFNGMQPSQVLLSIIENPRFWFEVPVIYLEKGNSKIREILSLPNTAKYARLSDFIMPNGAYKIKDAVAEAQKKNVKNKFEKDLIKIDKRVGLLYSAIGGGILRIYPIPNDDNNTWVSQPETSTAGFKATDSVFVRQSLPVYIQLLQEAKKTKDYTKANQILDGIKKFQKKFGAEVYPSENKIDLEIMYNKWEIFTKTSIFYMILGLLLIFIEILKIFYYKSKTLSYIVKGLIVLTILSFLFHTFGLAARWYISGNAPWSNAYESIIYVAWATMLFGLFLGKKSTLTIGATTFLAAIILVFAHQNWLDPAIANLQPVLNSWWLMVHVSIIVASYGPFSLGMILGIVSLILIVFTTDKNKKRMDINIKELTIINEMALTVGLVMLTVGNFLGGMWANESWGRYWGWDPKETWALISIMIYAFVLHMRLIPGLRGRLAFNFASAFAYLSIMMTYFGVNFYLSGLHSYASGDKAVTPREAYVYIGALILLTIIASFKYKKYFKK, encoded by the coding sequence ATGAAAAAAATTCTTAATATACTCTACTCTACCAGATTAATGGCATTTTTATTTATCCTTTTTGCGGTTGCAATGGGAGTTGCCACGTTTATAGAAAATGATTTTGGCACACAAACTTCTAAAGCACTTGTATATAACACATGGTGGTTTGAGGCTATTATGGTCTTTTTTGTTATTAATTTCTTTGGAAATATTTTTAGATACAGATTGTACAAAAAAGAAAAATGGGCCGTTTTAATGTTTCATTTAGCTTTCCTTTTTATCATAATTGGAGCAGGCGTAACTAGGTATATTGGTTACGAAGGTACTATGATGATTAAGGAAGGAGAAACTGTAAATAAATATTTATCCGAAACTACCTATCTAAACATAATTGTTGATAATGGTAAGGTTCAAAAACCTGAAATTAACAAACCTATATTATTATCTGCTTGGGGTAAAAACTCATGGTCTTACTCAGACAATTTTAAAAACGAAGATAAAACCCAACATTTTAGTTTTGAGCTTGTTGATTATATCCCTAAGGCTGAAAAAAAATTAATAGAAGACGAAAACGGAGTTGAACACTTGTTTTTTGTAGAATCATCAGACGGAACTCGCCATGAACATTGGATTGAAAAAGGAACTATCCAAAATATTCATGGAGTATTAGTTGGTTTTGATGCTCCAAATAACAATGCTTCTATCAACTTTACAAATAAAGGAGGAAACTTAAAAATGGTTTCTAAAGATGAAGGTGATTGGTTTAGAATGGCTGATCAAAAAAGAGGAAAAATCACGAAAGACTCCATTCAGAATTTTCAATATTTAACTTTAAATAATATAGCAGGATTACAATTTGTGATTCCTAAACCTGCCGAAAAAGGGATTATGAAAACCATTAGCGGTAAAAAAGATAGTAAAAATTTAGATATTATTGTTTTAGATATTAAAACTGATAACAAAACAGAAAGAATAGAATTAACCGGAGGTAAATACAATGCTCAAGGTTCTAAAGAAGTTACTGTAGGTAATTTAAATTTTAGAGTATTATATGGTTCAAAAATATTAGAAACTCCTTTTTCAGTAAAATTAAATGATTTTCAACTAGAAAAATACCCTGGCTCCGAAAGTGCCGCATCTTATGCTAGCGAAGTTACTGTTATAGATGCAAAAGAAACATTTGACTATCGAATTTTTATGAATCATATTTTAGATTATAAAGGCTACAAATTTTTTCAATCTAGTTACGATTTATCTGGCCCAAGAGAAGAAACACACCTTTCTGTAAACCATGATTTTTTAGGAACATTTATTACATACTTAGGATATTCCCTATTATATACTGGTTTAATTAGTATGCTTTTTGATAAAAACACACATTTTAATGACTTAAAAAAAGGTTTGAAAAAAATTAAAAAGAAAAAAATGACAATGTCTATGGTGACTGCATTATTCATTTCTACTATTAGTTTTGGACAACATACAGAGCATCAAGAAAACAACATCACTAATCAACAAATAGACTCTATATTAAAAGCAAATGCAGTTGATATTAAACATGCCGAAAGTTTTAATAAACTAGTGATTCAAGATGCTGGTGGCCGTATGAAACCCGCAGATACCTTTGCGTCTGAATTGGTCCGAAAAGTTAGTAAAACAGAGACGTTTAATGGCATGCAACCAAGTCAGGTTTTATTATCTATTATAGAAAACCCTCGCTTTTGGTTTGAGGTTCCTGTAATTTATTTAGAAAAAGGAAACTCTAAAATTAGAGAGATTTTAAGTTTACCTAACACCGCAAAATATGCTCGTTTATCAGATTTTATTATGCCTAATGGGGCGTATAAAATAAAAGATGCCGTAGCAGAAGCACAGAAAAAAAATGTAAAAAATAAATTTGAAAAAGATTTAATTAAAATTGATAAACGAGTAGGCTTATTGTATAGTGCTATTGGCGGAGGTATTTTACGTATTTATCCAATTCCTAATGATGATAATAATACTTGGGTTTCTCAACCAGAAACCTCTACAGCAGGTTTTAAAGCTACAGATTCTGTTTTTGTACGTCAATCTTTACCCGTTTACATACAACTTTTACAAGAAGCTAAAAAAACCAAAGATTATACAAAAGCAAATCAGATTTTAGACGGAATTAAAAAGTTTCAAAAGAAATTTGGAGCAGAAGTATATCCTTCCGAAAATAAAATTGATTTAGAAATCATGTATAATAAGTGGGAAATTTTCACAAAGACTTCTATCTTTTATATGATTTTAGGATTGTTATTAATCTTTATTGAAATTTTAAAAATATTTTATTATAAATCTAAAACACTAAGCTACATTGTTAAAGGGTTAATTGTATTAACCATTTTAAGTTTTCTATTTCATACTTTCGGGTTAGCTGCTAGATGGTACATTAGCGGTAACGCACCTTGGAGTAATGCGTACGAATCTATTATCTATGTTGCTTGGGCAACGATGTTATTTGGTTTGTTTTTAGGAAAAAAATCTACACTAACCATTGGAGCAACTACTTTTTTAGCAGCCATTATACTAGTCTTTGCACATCAAAACTGGTTAGATCCAGCCATTGCCAACTTACAACCTGTATTAAACTCTTGGTGGTTAATGGTACACGTATCTATTATTGTAGCTAGTTATGGTCCTTTTTCTTTAGGTATGATTTTAGGTATTGTTTCTTTAATACTTATTGTATTTACTACAGATAAGAATAAAAAAAGAATGGATATCAATATTAAAGAGTTAACCATTATTAATGAAATGGCGCTTACTGTTGGTTTGGTTATGTTAACGGTTGGTAATTTTCTTGGTGGAATGTGGGCTAATGAAAGTTGGGGCCGTTATTGGGGTTGGGATCCAAAAGAAACTTGGGCTTTAATTTCTATTATGATTTATGCTTTTGTTTTACACATGCGTTTAATACCGGGTTTACGTGGTAGACTCGCATTTAATTTTGCTTCTGCATTTGCTTATTTATCTATTATGATGACCTATTTTGGTGTAAACTTCTACTTATCTGGTTTGCATTCTTATGCTAGTGGAGATAAAGCAGTAACGCCAAGAGAAGCTTATGTTTATATTGGGGCATTAATTTTACTAACCATTATAGCATCGTTTAAATACAAGAAATACTTTAAAAAGTAG
- a CDS encoding DUF2892 domain-containing protein — protein MFHKNIKLILAGLISVWAVYQFSQGNIMNGISILLLAGIFVLFYFKNEFILLAFLQLRKQNFEGTKKWLGYIKNPEAALIVKQQGYFNYLHGIILSQTNITQAEKYLRKAVKIGLPMDHDLAMAKLQLAGIAMTKRRKREATNLMAEAKKLDKHGMLKDQMKMMKDQMKKI, from the coding sequence ATGTTTCATAAAAATATAAAATTAATTTTAGCTGGTTTAATTTCAGTTTGGGCTGTTTATCAATTTAGTCAAGGAAATATAATGAACGGAATTTCAATATTGCTTTTAGCAGGAATTTTTGTTTTATTTTATTTTAAAAACGAATTTATTTTACTGGCATTTTTACAACTGCGTAAACAAAATTTTGAAGGAACTAAAAAATGGTTGGGGTATATTAAAAACCCAGAAGCTGCTTTAATTGTAAAACAACAAGGTTATTTTAATTATTTACACGGAATTATATTAAGCCAAACAAACATTACACAAGCAGAAAAGTATTTGCGTAAGGCTGTCAAAATAGGTCTACCTATGGATCATGACTTAGCCATGGCAAAATTACAGTTGGCGGGTATTGCTATGACAAAAAGACGTAAACGTGAAGCAACTAATTTAATGGCAGAAGCTAAAAAATTAGATAAACATGGAATGTTAAAAGATCAAATGAAAATGATGAAAGATCAAATGAAGAAAATCTAG
- a CDS encoding LysM peptidoglycan-binding domain-containing protein, whose protein sequence is MGIMYMKHVKFFVFLCILTFTVSCGQQKKYVQYKVKEGETMRGIAQRLDMKTKDLLRLNPDVGRNPGVNSVIVIPNKKIKAETTTKGSKADEVVKTTADKASALKDKKDKDIAALKKNFVVYEVKKGDTFYSLTRFYNVTQEELITLNPVLSEGLKVGQVIKIKGIEEGEEVLENHIYEDVIEEDISLKVALLLPFKAQEYNTVDAKDIFQKSKLANMVTDFYLGAKIAVDSIRKQGIQVDLNVFDTQKNGTEIRTILAQNDLNKNDVIIGPLYSEEAEIVAHKVKVPVVFPFYSTKQSKFSASSLIKTSPEKKVFREELTSYIKENFTKGNLILVGDGKADSNISNAVIKQSLQSHDSISVVHILKPTKGYIAKKRFLEILKPNEDNWIILTSGNTVLVADAINSLISLPEKTSVQVFTFNKGAAFDKIANLKLAKINLTYVSDEYVNEASASTQLFNKQYFSKNNAMPSFYATKGFDITYDILIRLASGDDLKNTFKEGASFRIESKFDYTDKSTGISENKGLFIVKYNNDLSLTRLK, encoded by the coding sequence ATGGGAATAATGTATATGAAACATGTAAAATTTTTTGTTTTTCTATGTATTTTAACGTTTACCGTATCGTGCGGTCAACAAAAAAAATACGTTCAGTATAAGGTTAAAGAAGGTGAAACAATGAGAGGGATTGCCCAGAGATTGGACATGAAGACTAAAGATTTGCTTCGCTTAAACCCGGATGTTGGAAGAAACCCTGGAGTGAATTCAGTAATCGTAATACCGAATAAAAAAATAAAAGCAGAAACTACTACCAAAGGTAGTAAAGCAGATGAAGTTGTAAAAACAACTGCTGATAAAGCTTCCGCTTTAAAAGATAAAAAGGATAAAGATATAGCAGCGCTTAAAAAGAACTTTGTGGTTTATGAAGTTAAAAAAGGGGATACTTTCTATAGTTTAACTCGTTTTTATAATGTAACGCAAGAAGAATTGATAACGCTGAATCCTGTTTTATCAGAAGGATTAAAAGTAGGTCAGGTTATAAAGATTAAAGGCATAGAAGAAGGAGAAGAAGTGCTAGAAAATCATATCTATGAAGATGTAATTGAAGAAGATATTTCTTTAAAAGTTGCTTTATTATTACCTTTTAAAGCGCAAGAATACAATACGGTTGATGCTAAAGATATTTTTCAGAAAAGTAAATTAGCAAATATGGTAACAGATTTTTATTTAGGTGCCAAAATTGCTGTAGACTCTATTAGAAAACAGGGAATTCAAGTAGATTTAAATGTTTTTGACACGCAAAAAAATGGTACAGAGATTAGAACTATTTTAGCTCAAAATGATCTGAATAAAAATGATGTAATTATTGGCCCTTTGTATTCAGAAGAAGCAGAAATAGTTGCACATAAGGTAAAGGTGCCGGTTGTTTTTCCTTTTTATTCTACGAAGCAGTCTAAATTTAGTGCGTCTAGTTTAATAAAAACATCACCAGAGAAAAAAGTGTTTAGAGAGGAATTAACATCTTATATCAAAGAGAACTTTACAAAAGGAAATTTAATTCTAGTAGGAGACGGAAAAGCAGATTCTAACATTTCTAATGCTGTAATTAAACAATCCTTACAATCTCATGATTCTATTTCTGTAGTTCATATTTTAAAACCAACTAAAGGGTATATAGCTAAAAAACGTTTCCTAGAAATTTTGAAACCAAATGAAGATAATTGGATAATTTTAACCTCAGGTAACACGGTTTTAGTGGCAGATGCTATTAATAGTTTAATTAGTTTGCCAGAAAAAACAAGTGTTCAGGTTTTTACTTTTAATAAAGGTGCTGCATTCGATAAAATAGCAAATTTAAAGTTGGCTAAAATAAATTTAACCTATGTTAGTGATGAATATGTAAATGAGGCTTCTGCATCTACCCAGTTATTTAATAAGCAGTATTTTAGTAAAAACAATGCGATGCCTTCTTTTTATGCTACCAAGGGTTTTGATATTACGTATGATATTTTAATTCGATTAGCATCTGGAGATGATTTAAAAAATACTTTTAAAGAAGGTGCTTCTTTTAGAATAGAAAGTAAGTTTGATTATACCGATAAGTCTACAGGGATTTCAGAAAATAAAGGATTATTTATTGTTAAATATAATAATGATTTAAGCTTAACAAGGTTAAAGTAA
- the guaA gene encoding glutamine-hydrolyzing GMP synthase translates to MQQHNVLILDFGSQYTQLIARRVRELNIYCEIHPYNHLPKNHAEFKAVILSGSPNSVRGENVLHPDLAEIRGKKPVLAVCYGAQYLAHYAGGQVAPSNTREYGRANLSYIKSNETFFENISVGSQVWMSHSDTIKELPTNGELLASTKDVTNAAYKIKGEETFAIQFHPEVYHSKDGKQLLENFLVKIAGVAQTWTPDSFVESTVAAIKEKVGNDKVVLGLSGGVDSSVAAVLLNKAIGENLYCIFVNNGLLRKNEFETVLKRYEGMGLNVKGVDASARFLKALEGLTDPEKKRKAIGNAFIEVFDDEAHQITDVTWLAQGTIYPDVIESVSVNGGPSATIKSHHNVGGLPDYMKLKIVEPLKMIFKDEVRRVGASMGIDPELLGRHPFPGPGLGIRILGDITAEKVRILQEVDAIFVNGLKEDGLYDKVWQAGAMLLPVNSVGVMGDERTYEKVVALRAVESTDGMTADWVNLPYEFLQKTSNKIINQVKGVNRVVYDISSKPPATIEWE, encoded by the coding sequence ATGCAACAACACAACGTACTTATTTTAGATTTCGGATCGCAATACACACAACTAATTGCAAGAAGAGTAAGAGAATTAAACATTTACTGTGAAATTCATCCATATAATCATCTACCAAAAAACCATGCTGAATTTAAGGCAGTTATCTTATCAGGTAGCCCAAACTCTGTAAGAGGAGAAAATGTTTTACATCCAGATTTAGCAGAAATTAGAGGAAAAAAACCTGTTTTAGCAGTTTGTTACGGAGCGCAATATTTAGCACACTATGCAGGCGGACAAGTAGCTCCTTCTAATACTAGAGAGTATGGTAGAGCAAATTTATCTTACATAAAAAGTAATGAAACTTTCTTTGAAAATATTTCAGTAGGTAGCCAGGTTTGGATGAGTCATTCAGACACTATAAAAGAATTGCCAACTAATGGAGAGTTATTGGCAAGTACAAAAGACGTAACAAATGCGGCTTATAAAATTAAAGGAGAAGAAACTTTTGCTATTCAATTTCACCCAGAAGTATATCATTCTAAAGATGGTAAACAACTTTTAGAAAACTTTTTAGTTAAAATTGCAGGTGTTGCTCAAACATGGACACCAGATTCTTTTGTAGAAAGTACTGTAGCAGCAATTAAAGAAAAAGTTGGTAATGATAAAGTAGTTTTAGGTCTTTCTGGAGGTGTAGATTCTTCCGTAGCAGCTGTTTTATTAAACAAAGCAATTGGAGAAAATCTATATTGTATTTTTGTTAATAATGGACTTTTACGTAAAAATGAGTTCGAAACCGTATTGAAGAGATACGAAGGTATGGGATTAAACGTTAAAGGTGTAGATGCATCGGCACGTTTTTTGAAAGCCTTAGAAGGTTTAACAGATCCAGAGAAGAAAAGAAAAGCAATAGGTAACGCTTTTATTGAAGTTTTTGATGATGAAGCACATCAAATTACAGATGTAACTTGGTTAGCACAAGGAACAATTTACCCAGATGTTATTGAGTCTGTTTCTGTAAATGGAGGTCCATCTGCAACCATTAAAAGTCATCATAATGTGGGAGGTTTACCAGATTATATGAAATTGAAAATTGTAGAACCTTTAAAAATGATTTTTAAAGATGAAGTAAGAAGAGTGGGGGCTTCTATGGGAATAGATCCAGAGTTATTAGGACGCCATCCTTTTCCAGGACCCGGTTTAGGAATTCGTATTTTGGGAGACATTACCGCAGAAAAAGTAAGAATTTTACAAGAAGTAGATGCTATTTTTGTAAATGGATTAAAAGAAGACGGTTTGTATGATAAAGTTTGGCAAGCAGGTGCTATGCTACTGCCCGTAAACTCTGTAGGAGTAATGGGAGATGAAAGGACGTACGAAAAAGTAGTGGCTTTAAGAGCAGTAGAAAGTACAGATGGAATGACAGCAGATTGGGTAAATTTACCTTATGAATTTTTGCAAAAAACATCTAATAAAATTATAAATCAAGTAAAAGGTGTAAACAGAGTTGTGTATGATATTAGCTCTAAACCACCTGCAACTATAGAATGGGAATAA